A section of the Devosia rhizoryzae genome encodes:
- a CDS encoding SMP-30/gluconolactonase/LRE family protein gives MTQTAQLLVDSQCALGEGPVWHVERQQLFWVDINNKELFAASADGEIQQSWAFDEMMAAIAIVDRDTLVLVGETGLKRLDLQSGAVEHFFDLERDVPTNRGNDSRVHPSGAFWIGTMVKDEGPKDGAVYHYLAGKLQRIIADAAIPNATSFTADGRRAYWTDTPTSRILTRETDPETGLPLGDWTLFADTSDLPGHPDGAVVDSEGYLWNARWGGSCVIRFAPDGSVDRTIEVPVSQVTCPAFGGPDLKRLFLSTANKNLSPEQLAEEKVAGGIFFIDLDVAGLPEAKIKL, from the coding sequence ATGACCCAGACTGCGCAGCTTCTTGTGGACAGCCAATGCGCGCTAGGTGAAGGCCCGGTTTGGCACGTCGAACGTCAGCAACTGTTCTGGGTCGACATCAACAACAAGGAACTCTTTGCCGCTTCTGCCGATGGCGAAATCCAGCAAAGCTGGGCTTTCGACGAGATGATGGCCGCCATCGCCATCGTCGACCGTGACACCTTGGTGCTCGTTGGCGAAACCGGCCTCAAGCGTCTCGACCTGCAGTCCGGCGCCGTCGAGCATTTCTTTGATCTCGAGCGCGACGTGCCGACCAATCGCGGCAATGACAGCCGCGTTCATCCATCGGGCGCCTTCTGGATCGGCACCATGGTCAAGGACGAAGGCCCCAAGGACGGCGCCGTCTACCATTACCTGGCGGGCAAGCTGCAGCGGATCATCGCCGATGCCGCCATTCCGAATGCGACGAGCTTCACCGCTGATGGTCGCCGCGCCTATTGGACCGACACCCCAACCAGCCGCATCCTTACCCGCGAAACCGATCCGGAAACGGGCCTGCCGCTCGGCGATTGGACACTGTTTGCCGATACCTCCGATCTGCCCGGACATCCGGACGGTGCCGTGGTCGACAGCGAAGGTTACCTCTGGAACGCCCGTTGGGGCGGCTCCTGCGTCATTCGCTTCGCACCGGATGGCAGCGTCGATCGCACGATCGAAGTTCCAGTCAGCCAGGTCACCTGCCCTGCTTTTGGTGGCCCTGACTTGAAGCGCCTGTTTTTAAGCACCGCCAACAAAAATCTGTCGCCTGAACAGTTGGCCGAGGAAAAGGTCGCCGGCGGCATCTTCTTTATCGACCTCGATGTTGCCGGCTTGCCGGAAGCCAAGATCAAACTCTGA
- a CDS encoding 2-dehydro-3-deoxy-6-phosphogalactonate aldolase encodes MDHRHIIAILRGITPEEAVPICTVLVDAGITLIEVPLNSPNAVDSIGRAASALGDRAEIGAGTVLTEEDVRAVAGAGGTFIVSPDTNPAVISETVRLGLKSYPGVFSPTDAFAAIRAGATGLKFFPAEVLGAKGIKAMKAVLPPALPLYAVGGANPDNFHEFFDVGCAGFGLGTYIFKPGMSAGDVAERAALAVAAYDKGRPQ; translated from the coding sequence ATGGATCATCGCCATATCATCGCGATCCTGCGCGGCATCACGCCGGAAGAAGCCGTGCCGATCTGCACAGTGCTGGTCGACGCAGGCATCACTCTCATCGAGGTACCGCTCAACTCTCCCAACGCTGTCGACAGCATAGGTCGCGCCGCGTCAGCGCTTGGCGATCGCGCCGAGATCGGGGCCGGCACGGTGCTCACCGAAGAAGATGTGCGCGCCGTGGCGGGTGCCGGTGGCACCTTTATCGTCTCGCCCGACACCAACCCAGCCGTCATTAGCGAAACAGTTCGGCTTGGGCTGAAATCCTATCCCGGCGTCTTTTCCCCCACCGATGCCTTCGCCGCTATTCGTGCCGGTGCCACCGGCCTAAAATTCTTTCCGGCGGAAGTGCTGGGCGCCAAGGGCATTAAGGCGATGAAAGCAGTGCTGCCGCCTGCCCTGCCCCTCTACGCCGTTGGCGGGGCGAACCCTGACAATTTCCATGAGTTCTTCGACGTCGGCTGCGCCGGCTTCGGCCTCGGCACCTATATCTTCAAGCCCGGCATGAGCGCCGGCGACGTCGCGGAGCGTGCGGCGCTTGCCGTGGCGGCATATGACAAAGGACGTCCACAATGA
- a CDS encoding 2-dehydro-3-deoxygalactonokinase produces the protein MDWGTSNLRAWAVDQNGDVASSATSDRGMGKLSPGKFPDALDAVAAELGVESSAADVLICGMAGARQGWLEAPYLDAPTDLRGLAAGAVHPPMPNSGLRVSILPGVCQRQGGENVMRGEETQLLGLASLMPGYDGLVCMPGTHSKWVLLHGTRIEHFSTAMTGEMFELLKTHSVLRHSLNGPLDGPARDDGFSAGAEDGLSKPADLLGQLFRVRAASLLSGHGPDWCAGYLSGLLIGTEIAANRNQIGTDAVPLIGSAGLARLYERVLNMAGAKGQPVDATDVVLAGLKAARAAAN, from the coding sequence GTGGATTGGGGCACTTCCAATTTGCGCGCCTGGGCCGTGGACCAAAACGGTGATGTCGCCTCGTCTGCGACTTCGGACAGGGGAATGGGAAAACTTTCGCCGGGCAAATTCCCTGATGCCTTAGACGCAGTAGCGGCCGAACTCGGCGTTGAGAGCTCAGCGGCAGACGTTCTGATTTGCGGCATGGCTGGCGCACGCCAGGGTTGGCTCGAAGCGCCATACCTCGACGCCCCCACTGACCTGCGTGGCTTGGCAGCGGGAGCAGTGCACCCGCCGATGCCAAACTCCGGCTTGCGCGTGTCCATTCTTCCCGGTGTGTGCCAGCGCCAGGGTGGTGAGAACGTCATGCGGGGCGAGGAAACGCAGTTACTCGGGCTCGCGTCGCTGATGCCTGGCTATGACGGGCTGGTCTGCATGCCGGGGACGCACTCGAAATGGGTGCTGTTGCACGGCACAAGGATCGAGCACTTCTCGACCGCAATGACCGGGGAGATGTTCGAGCTTCTCAAGACGCACTCCGTGCTCCGCCATTCGCTCAACGGACCTCTCGATGGGCCTGCGCGGGATGACGGCTTCAGCGCCGGTGCCGAGGATGGGCTGTCAAAGCCTGCAGACCTATTGGGCCAGCTGTTCCGTGTTCGAGCAGCATCCTTGCTTTCAGGCCACGGACCGGATTGGTGCGCCGGATACCTCTCCGGGCTTCTGATTGGAACGGAGATTGCGGCGAACCGTAACCAGATCGGAACCGATGCTGTGCCGCTCATAGGATCGGCAGGCCTGGCTAGGCTCTATGAACGGGTTCTGAACATGGCCGGAGCCAAAGGTCAGCCGGTGGATGCGACCGATGTCGTGCTGGCCGGACTTAAAGCCGCGCGAGCCGCGGCAAACTAG